Proteins from one Thermobifida alba genomic window:
- a CDS encoding MvdC/MvdD family ATP grasp protein — translation MREGPTVLVLAPDDDGEAGRVSARLAERGVACFRLDTAAFPTACTVTAELGPSGWHGTITTPEGTLDLSEVGAVLYRQPSPFGLPAGLNASERRFAQVEARFGLGGLLASLPARWVPGTPGRVADAEYKPLQLAAAVRCGLLPPPTLATNSPEAARSFTARHDGGAVYKAFMHKVVADDGRVSLIYTSPLDPASVDGRVASTMHQFQANLAARKRFDVRVLASRRRHAAVAITSPDPRARQDFRSRYDTLTYRPVDVPPQVAEGCRRYLRLLELRLGVFDFCVTDDGQWHFLECGPGAQWAWLEEEAGLVMGDLVADALLEELP, via the coding sequence ATGCGCGAAGGCCCGACGGTGCTGGTGCTGGCCCCCGACGACGACGGAGAAGCCGGACGGGTGAGTGCACGGCTCGCCGAACGCGGCGTCGCCTGCTTCCGCCTGGACACCGCCGCCTTCCCCACCGCGTGCACGGTCACCGCCGAACTGGGCCCCTCCGGGTGGCACGGCACCATCACCACTCCCGAGGGGACCCTGGACCTCTCCGAGGTCGGCGCGGTCCTGTACCGCCAGCCCAGCCCGTTCGGCCTGCCCGCCGGACTGAACGCCTCAGAACGCCGCTTCGCCCAAGTCGAGGCCCGCTTCGGTCTGGGCGGGCTGCTCGCCTCCCTGCCCGCGCGGTGGGTGCCCGGCACTCCCGGCCGGGTCGCCGACGCCGAGTACAAGCCGCTGCAACTGGCCGCGGCCGTGCGCTGCGGCCTGCTTCCCCCGCCCACGCTGGCCACCAACAGCCCCGAGGCCGCCCGGTCCTTCACCGCCCGCCACGACGGCGGAGCCGTGTACAAGGCGTTCATGCACAAGGTCGTCGCCGACGACGGCCGGGTCTCCCTCATCTACACCAGCCCGCTCGACCCCGCGTCGGTCGACGGGCGGGTCGCCTCCACCATGCACCAGTTCCAGGCCAACCTGGCCGCCCGCAAGCGTTTCGACGTCCGCGTCCTCGCCAGCCGCCGCCGGCACGCCGCCGTCGCGATCACCTCGCCGGACCCGCGGGCCCGGCAGGACTTCCGCAGCCGCTACGACACCCTCACCTACCGTCCCGTCGACGTGCCGCCGCAGGTCGCCGAGGGCTGCCGCCGCTATCTGCGCCTGCTGGAGCTGCGGCTCGGCGTCTTCGACTTCTGCGTCACCGACGACGGGCAGTGGCACTTCCTGGAGTGCGGCCCCGGAGCGCAGTGGGCGTGGCTGGAGGAGGAGGCCGGGCTGGTGATGGGTGACCTGGTCGCCGACGCGCTACTCGAGGAGCTGCCATGA
- a CDS encoding DUF1330 domain-containing protein, producing the protein MAVDPTGADLARLLKEDPGGPVVMLNLLRFAPGGRPSYEEYSRQASRFLQRYGAELLYAGDGDTPLVAEDGQAWDAVLVVRYPSREAFSRMVADPEYQKITELRTRALSEAVLQPTTPWAPRRDT; encoded by the coding sequence ATGGCAGTCGACCCCACAGGCGCCGACCTCGCACGTCTGCTGAAGGAGGACCCGGGCGGCCCCGTCGTCATGCTGAACCTGCTGCGCTTCGCCCCCGGCGGCCGCCCCTCCTACGAGGAGTACAGCCGACAGGCGAGCCGCTTCCTGCAACGGTACGGAGCCGAACTGCTCTACGCCGGCGACGGTGACACGCCCCTGGTCGCCGAGGATGGACAGGCCTGGGACGCGGTCCTGGTCGTCCGCTACCCCAGCCGGGAGGCGTTCAGCCGCATGGTCGCCGACCCCGAGTACCAGAAGATCACCGAACTGCGCACCCGAGCCCTGAGCGAGGCCGTCCTCCAGCCCACCACCCCCTGGGCTCCCCGCCGCGACACCTGA
- a CDS encoding DUF6624 domain-containing protein — protein MHDHTPTPSTRLREELLERARRDTQARRAVPVGRDPEQWQRVVTPVDEDNAAWLRAIVDEHGWPGRALVGQDGAHAAWLLVQHAPHDLQQRCLPLLREAVAAGEADAAELAYLEDRVRCHEGMPQRYGTQYLRLPDGGVRMYEVEDPERLDERRAAVGLEPHAAYDARIRATI, from the coding sequence ATGCACGACCACACCCCCACCCCGTCGACACGGTTGCGGGAGGAACTGCTGGAGCGGGCGCGCCGCGACACCCAGGCGCGCAGGGCCGTGCCGGTCGGCCGCGACCCCGAGCAGTGGCAGCGGGTCGTCACCCCCGTCGACGAGGACAACGCCGCGTGGCTGCGCGCCATTGTCGACGAGCACGGCTGGCCGGGACGCGCCCTGGTGGGCCAGGACGGCGCGCACGCCGCGTGGCTGCTGGTCCAGCACGCCCCGCACGACCTGCAGCAGCGCTGCCTGCCGCTGCTGCGCGAGGCGGTCGCCGCGGGCGAGGCCGACGCCGCCGAACTCGCCTACCTGGAGGACCGCGTCCGCTGCCACGAGGGGATGCCGCAGCGCTACGGCACCCAGTACCTGCGCCTGCCCGACGGCGGGGTGCGGATGTACGAGGTGGAGGACCCCGAGAGGCTGGACGAGCGCCGCGCCGCCGTGGGCCTGGAACCGCACGCCGCCTACGACGCGCGCATCCGCGCCACGATCTGA
- the abc-f gene encoding ribosomal protection-like ABC-F family protein: MTTQITALAVSKSFDGRPVLDSVTCSLAAGERTGIIGENGSGKTTLLRLLAGHEQPDQGEVVLHAEGGVGYLPQDGQLPPDATVQETIDHALADLRAIEERMRRLEAAMAAGDHSGMAEYGELMTLFELRGGYEADARVHRALHGLGLGGVPRDRTVGSLSGGQQARLRLAAVLAANPEVLLLDEPTNHLDDSALNWLEEHLRTRRGTTVAVSHDRVFLERVTTSLLEVDADRRTVARYSGGYSGYLAEKAAARQRWAQAHARWQAEVERLREAAATTARRVAPGRARKDGNKMAYDRAGGRVQQSLASRVRAAEERLRRLLADPVPPPPQPLRFTPALRADRLQGVVLDAADVTVTGRLGRTSLTVTAGERLLVTGPNGAGKSTLLRVLAGHLAPDGGTVTRRGRIGYLPQEPRHDRPDETVLAAFARGRTGDAARHAEHLLSLGLFDRHQLTVPVARLSTGQRQRLALARLVSEPSDVLLLDEPTNHLSPALVEELEAALADYAGTLVVVSHDRRLRDRWQGTRLDLQATAVPL; this comes from the coding sequence ATGACCACCCAGATCACCGCACTCGCCGTCAGCAAGTCCTTCGACGGCCGCCCCGTCCTCGACTCGGTGACCTGCTCACTCGCCGCAGGTGAACGCACCGGCATCATCGGCGAGAACGGATCCGGCAAGACCACGCTGCTGCGCCTGCTCGCCGGACACGAACAGCCCGACCAGGGGGAGGTCGTCCTCCACGCCGAAGGCGGCGTCGGCTACCTCCCCCAGGACGGGCAACTGCCTCCCGACGCCACCGTCCAGGAGACCATCGACCACGCACTGGCCGACCTGCGCGCCATCGAGGAGCGCATGCGCCGCCTGGAAGCGGCGATGGCCGCCGGCGACCACTCCGGCATGGCCGAGTACGGCGAGCTGATGACCCTGTTCGAACTACGCGGAGGCTACGAGGCCGACGCCCGGGTCCACCGCGCCCTGCACGGCCTCGGCCTGGGAGGCGTGCCGCGCGACCGCACCGTGGGCAGCCTTTCCGGCGGCCAACAGGCCCGGCTGCGCCTGGCCGCCGTCCTGGCGGCCAACCCCGAAGTCCTGCTGCTGGACGAACCCACCAACCATCTCGACGACAGCGCCCTGAACTGGCTGGAGGAGCACCTGCGCACCCGGCGCGGCACCACGGTGGCCGTCTCCCACGACCGGGTCTTCCTCGAACGCGTCACCACCAGCCTGCTGGAAGTGGACGCGGACCGGCGCACCGTCGCCCGCTACTCGGGCGGCTACTCCGGCTACCTCGCCGAGAAGGCGGCGGCCCGGCAGCGCTGGGCCCAGGCCCACGCCCGCTGGCAGGCCGAGGTCGAGCGGCTGCGCGAGGCCGCCGCGACCACCGCCCGCCGGGTGGCCCCCGGCCGGGCGAGGAAGGACGGCAACAAGATGGCCTACGACCGGGCAGGCGGGCGGGTGCAGCAGTCCCTGGCCAGCCGGGTGCGCGCCGCCGAGGAGCGGCTGCGCCGCCTCCTCGCGGACCCGGTACCGCCCCCGCCGCAACCGCTGCGGTTCACCCCCGCCCTGCGGGCCGACCGCCTGCAGGGCGTCGTCCTCGACGCCGCCGACGTCACCGTCACGGGCCGGCTCGGCCGTACCAGCCTCACCGTCACGGCCGGCGAACGCCTCCTCGTGACCGGGCCCAACGGGGCGGGGAAGAGTACCCTGCTGCGTGTCCTGGCCGGACACCTCGCCCCGGACGGCGGAACCGTCACCCGCCGCGGCAGGATCGGCTACCTGCCGCAGGAGCCACGGCACGACCGGCCGGACGAGACGGTGCTGGCCGCCTTCGCCCGCGGACGGACCGGGGACGCTGCCCGGCACGCCGAGCACCTGCTGTCCCTCGGCCTGTTCGACCGCCACCAGCTCACCGTGCCCGTCGCCCGCCTGTCCACCGGGCAGCGGCAGCGCCTGGCCCTGGCGCGCCTGGTCAGCGAGCCGTCGGACGTCCTGCTGCTCGACGAGCCCACCAACCACCTGTCCCCCGCCCTCGTGGAGGAGCTGGAGGCCGCCCTCGCCGACTACGCGGGCACCCTCGTGGTCGTCAGCCACGACCGCCGGCTGCGCGACCGGTGGCAGGGCACACGACTGGACCTGCAGGCCACCGCTGTCCCCCTGTGA
- a CDS encoding methyltransferase domain-containing protein has protein sequence MTAPPVPEWRLLLSALADTLPEEVLADPGWRRAFLTVPRHVFVPGFYTDERPRPRWVSLDDPSWLPRVYSDTSLVTQIRRHPDDPHNWWPTSSSSRPSLMLAMLHALDVADGMRVLELGTGTGYNAALLAARLGEDAVVSVDIDPALVAAARARLARLDLHPRVAVADSAGGHRAGAPYDRVIATHSVERVPYAWVEQTRPGGVILVDLRSVGNARVGRIARLTVHDDGTATGDFRALLGGSFMPARREVAVPDRRLLPARDLREAATRPSELGADVLADPDLAFALWAAEPDISFVPLGTQTLLFTPDGSWASAPQVPGEVQVAGKCDLWRSVEEVHASWVAAGRPRVEDHTITVTEHEQRIEA, from the coding sequence ATGACCGCCCCGCCCGTTCCCGAATGGCGACTCCTGCTGAGCGCCCTGGCCGACACGCTTCCCGAGGAGGTGCTGGCCGACCCCGGGTGGCGCCGCGCCTTCCTCACGGTCCCCCGGCACGTCTTCGTGCCCGGCTTCTACACCGACGAGCGGCCCCGCCCCCGGTGGGTCAGCCTCGACGACCCGTCCTGGCTGCCGCGCGTCTACTCCGACACCTCCCTGGTCACCCAGATCCGGCGGCATCCCGACGACCCGCACAACTGGTGGCCCACCTCCTCCAGCAGCCGCCCCTCCCTCATGCTGGCCATGCTGCATGCCCTCGACGTCGCCGACGGCATGCGGGTGCTGGAACTGGGCACCGGCACCGGCTACAACGCCGCGCTGCTGGCGGCCCGCCTCGGCGAGGACGCCGTGGTCTCCGTCGACATCGACCCCGCCCTGGTGGCGGCGGCCCGGGCCCGCCTGGCGCGGCTCGACCTGCACCCGCGCGTCGCCGTGGCCGACAGCGCCGGAGGGCACCGCGCCGGAGCCCCCTACGACCGGGTGATCGCCACCCACTCGGTGGAGCGGGTCCCCTACGCCTGGGTGGAGCAGACCCGGCCCGGCGGCGTCATCCTCGTCGACCTCCGGTCGGTCGGCAACGCCCGCGTGGGCCGTATCGCCCGGTTGACCGTGCACGACGACGGCACCGCCACCGGCGACTTCCGCGCGCTCCTCGGCGGGTCGTTCATGCCGGCCCGCCGCGAGGTCGCCGTGCCCGACCGGCGGCTGCTGCCCGCCCGCGACCTGCGCGAGGCCGCCACCCGGCCCAGCGAGCTGGGCGCGGACGTCCTGGCCGACCCGGACCTGGCGTTCGCGCTGTGGGCGGCCGAGCCCGACATCAGCTTCGTCCCGTTGGGCACGCAGACGCTGCTGTTCACCCCCGACGGCTCGTGGGCGAGCGCCCCGCAGGTCCCCGGCGAGGTCCAGGTCGCCGGGAAGTGCGACCTGTGGCGTTCGGTGGAGGAGGTGCACGCCTCCTGGGTGGCGGCGGGCCGCCCCCGCGTGGAGGACCACACGATCACCGTGACCGAGCACGAGCAGCGCATCGAGGCGTGA